In the Candidatus Cloacimonadota bacterium genome, AAAAGGCAATAATTTGGAATATATATGAAATTTTGCACGAAATTTGGAAACTGATGAATCAGTTAATGACCTTTATCTTCTTATTAACCACCAACTTAAGTTGGTGGTTAATGAAACAGGAAAAAGTATTAACCGTTTTAACGGTTTCTAATTTTATTGAATTTGACCTTTTTAGAGTGGGCTCAACATTTGGAAAAAATAACAAAAAAATACTTAACCTATCTAAAATTCAATTCGATTTTTATTTATGAAAAATATAAGATTTTAGCTAAAAAATATATATTTGATTTCTCCAGGAGGAAATAAATGCCTGATAAAGTTGAAAAACATCGGGAAGGAACGATTTTTAGAACCGAAGATTCGACTAAAAAAATGGAAGTCGAACAAACCGAGATCAAAGAGGAAGGAGATTATCAGAAAGATCCTGTTTATATTTACTATGACTGGTGTGTGAAGTGCGGAATTTGTGTTGCTTTTTGTCCGACCAAAACTCTTGCTCGCAAACCTGATGGATCTCCTTATGTAAAAAATCCTGAAAAATGTATTCATTGCGAAATGTGTGATCGATTGTGTCCGAATTTTGCCATCACCGGAGCAAAAAGGTAGGAGAAGATATATGTCAAAAAAAGAACCATATGACGATAAAAAAGAAATAGTTTTGATGCAGGGCAATGAAGCGATAGCAAAAGGAGCTTTACAGGCAGGAATAAACTTCTATGCGGGATATCCGATCACTCCCTCGACTGAAATCGCAGAAGTTCTTTCTCAAGAGTTACCGAAAAGAGGTGGTAAATTTATCCAGATGGAAGATGAAATTGCCGGTATTTCAGCGATAATCGGAGCTTCTCTGGCCGGAGCAAAAGCTATGACTGCCACCAGCGGTCCCGGATTTTCCCTGATGTTGGAAGGAATCGGTTTTGCGAAAATGACGGAAACTCCCTGCG is a window encoding:
- a CDS encoding 2-oxoacid:acceptor oxidoreductase subunit alpha; translated protein: MSKKEPYDDKKEIVLMQGNEAIAKGALQAGINFYAGYPITPSTEIAEVLSQELPKRGGKFIQMEDEIAGISAIIGASLAGAKAMTATSGPGFSLMLEGIGFAKMTETPCVVVNVMRGGPSTGLPTSPSQGDIMQSRWGNHGDAPAIVLYPNSVLENYELTIRAFNLAEKYRTCVVVLSDEVLGHMREMVELP
- a CDS encoding 4Fe-4S dicluster domain-containing protein → MPDKVEKHREGTIFRTEDSTKKMEVEQTEIKEEGDYQKDPVYIYYDWCVKCGICVAFCPTKTLARKPDGSPYVKNPEKCIHCEMCDRLCPNFAITGAKR